One genomic region from Streptomyces sp. NBC_00457 encodes:
- a CDS encoding Fpg/Nei family DNA glycosylase, giving the protein MPEGDTVWQAARRLHGALAGQMLTRSELRVPKFATADLTGRTVLEVTPRGKHLLTRLEGGLTLHSHLRMDGSWKVFDAGQRWTGGPAHQIRAILGATAHTAVGYRLPVLELLRTTDEHRAVGHLGPDLLGPDWDPDRALVNLLTDPARPLGEALVDQRNLAGIGNVYKSELCFLLGATPWLPIGALPAEHAAHLPALAKKLLEANRDRPVRATTGLRGQDLFVYGRAPRPCLRCHTPIRVADQGDGRRERPTYWCPSCQAGPAPAPGAPRRRRNPPSYD; this is encoded by the coding sequence ATGCCCGAAGGAGACACCGTCTGGCAAGCCGCAAGGCGCCTGCACGGCGCGCTCGCGGGCCAGATGCTGACCCGGAGCGAACTCCGGGTCCCCAAATTCGCCACCGCCGACCTCACCGGCCGGACCGTCCTGGAGGTCACGCCTCGCGGCAAGCACCTGCTGACCCGCCTCGAGGGCGGCCTGACCCTCCACTCGCACCTACGGATGGACGGCTCCTGGAAGGTGTTCGACGCGGGCCAGCGCTGGACCGGCGGCCCCGCCCACCAGATCCGCGCCATCCTCGGCGCAACTGCCCACACAGCCGTCGGCTACCGCCTCCCCGTCCTGGAGCTCCTCCGCACGACCGACGAGCACCGGGCCGTGGGCCACCTCGGCCCCGACCTCCTTGGCCCGGACTGGGACCCCGACCGCGCCCTGGTCAACCTCCTCACGGACCCCGCACGCCCTCTCGGCGAGGCCCTGGTCGACCAGCGCAATCTGGCCGGTATCGGCAACGTCTACAAGAGCGAGCTCTGCTTCCTGCTCGGCGCCACCCCCTGGCTCCCCATCGGCGCCCTTCCCGCCGAGCACGCCGCCCACCTCCCCGCCCTCGCCAAAAAGCTCCTGGAGGCCAACCGCGACCGCCCTGTCCGCGCCACCACGGGCCTCCGCGGCCAGGACCTCTTCGTGTACGGCCGCGCACCCCGCCCCTGCCTCCGCTGCCACACCCCGATCCGCGTGGCCGACCAGGGCGACGGCCGCCGCGAACGCCCCACGTACTGGTGCCCGAGCTGCCAGGCCGGCCCCGCCCCGGCGCCCGGCGCCCCTCGCAGGAGACGGAACCCACCCTCGTACGACTGA
- a CDS encoding SDR family NAD(P)-dependent oxidoreductase — MPVKAYDLTGRTAFVTGAAGGIGRASAVLLAEAGATVHCADRDTQGLHETATLIKDAGGVAHTHALDVTDRTQLQQAVHSCEHLHVMAAVAGIMHSSPVLDTRDEDLDRVLNVNFKGVLYACQEAARLMLAQQIRGSIITMASGAVDTGGPGLLCYGAAKAAVVQLTKTLAAEVGRHGIRVNAVAPGWIRTPMTDRHDSEAQARTESLMARRSPLGRVGEPEDVAHTVLHLASDASAFTTGQILRPNGGVAMPW, encoded by the coding sequence ATGCCCGTCAAGGCGTACGACCTCACCGGACGCACCGCATTCGTCACCGGCGCCGCCGGCGGAATCGGCCGGGCCTCGGCGGTCCTGCTCGCGGAGGCGGGAGCCACCGTGCACTGCGCGGACCGCGACACACAGGGCCTGCACGAGACGGCGACCCTGATCAAGGACGCGGGAGGCGTGGCCCACACGCACGCCCTCGACGTCACCGACCGCACGCAGCTCCAGCAGGCCGTCCACTCCTGCGAGCATCTGCACGTCATGGCCGCGGTCGCCGGAATCATGCACAGCAGCCCCGTCCTGGACACCAGGGACGAAGACCTCGACCGCGTACTGAACGTCAACTTCAAGGGCGTGCTGTACGCCTGCCAGGAGGCCGCCCGGCTGATGCTCGCCCAGCAGATCAGGGGCAGCATCATCACCATGGCGTCGGGAGCCGTCGACACCGGCGGCCCCGGCCTGCTCTGCTACGGCGCCGCCAAGGCGGCCGTGGTCCAGCTGACGAAGACTCTGGCGGCCGAGGTCGGCCGGCACGGCATACGCGTCAACGCGGTCGCTCCGGGCTGGATCCGCACACCGATGACGGACCGCCACGACAGCGAGGCCCAGGCGCGCACCGAGTCGCTGATGGCCCGGAGGTCGCCCCTGGGCCGTGTCGGCGAGCCGGAGGACGTCGCCCACACGGTCCTGCATCTGGCGTC